The sequence CGATGCCGTGGATACCATCCTGGAACAATGGCGCCGAGAACGCCCGGACCTGGATGCCAGCCCCATGGGGCCCATAGGCCGCATCAAGCGTTGTGCCGCGTTGCTGGAGCAGCAGCTGGAAGCTGGTTTTTCCGAGTTCGGCCTCAGCCTGTGGGAATTCGACATGCTGGCCGCGCTGCGGCGATCCGGCGCGCCCTACTGCCTCAGCCCGACCGCGCTGTTTTCCATGCTGATGGTGACCTCGGGGACCATGACCCACCGACTCAAACGGCTGGAAAGCTGCGGCTGGGTGCTGCGGGTCCCCAATGCGCAGGACGCACGCAGCAGCCTGGTGCAACTCACGGATACAGGATTGGCACTGATTGATCGCGCGGTCGAGGTGCATGTCGAGAACGAACGGGCAATGCTGTCGGCCATGCCGGCCGATGCGCTGGAACAGCTGGATGCACAGCTCGCCACGCTGCTGCGCGTGCTGGAGGCGCCAAGCGACAGCCTCAGCCCCGCAAAAACAACCTAACCACGCTCAAAACACCTCCCATGCGTCACACACCCCCTCAAAAAATCATCATCGTCGGAGCAGGCATTGTGGGTGCGTCTTTGGCCTACCACCTCGCCCGCAAAGGGGTGAGCACCACGGTCGTCGAAGCCGAAGACATTGCCTCAGGTGTCACCGGTCGCACATTCGGCTGGATCAACACCTCACGCACCGGGCCCGATCCCATCCGCGCCTTGCGCAGCGCCGCCATCCATGAATATCGCCGGCTCGAGGCCGAACTGCCGGAATTGCAAGTGCAATGGACCGGTGCGCTGACTTATGGCGAGGCAGCAGCGCCTGGGCTGCAAACCACAGCGAGCATGGCCACCGCCAACATGGTGACGCGCGCCCAGATCCTTGCACTGGAGCCCGGCCTCAGGCACCCGCCACACCAAGCTTGGTATGCGCCAGAAGATGGTGCACTGGATGCGGTGAAAGCAGCACATGCCTTGATAGCTGGGGCCCAGGCGCATGGGGCCAAGCTGCTCACCCGGACACCTGTTCTCGGCTTGATGGCCCAAGGCACACAGATCACCGGCGTGGAAACCAGCGCAGGCATGCTGGAGGCGGATTTGGTCGTGCTGGCTGCAGGCACTGGCATAGCCAAACTCGTTGAGAGATTCCATATGCCCCTGCCCATCGAGGCCTCCCCCGCCATTTTCATTCGCTACCGACCACGGCCCAAGCTGCTGCACACCATTGTCTCCGGCCCGACCATGGAAGTGAGACAAGCCACGGATGGCGTCTTGCTGGCGGCAGAGGATTACGTCAGCGACTCAGCAGAAGACCAACCCGCAGCCGTGGCACAGCGAACCGCCAGGGCCATTGAAGATGGGCTGCAAGAGGCCGCCCCTGTGGAGCCCGAATGGTCTTGCATAGGGCTGCGGCCCATTCCCCGTGATGGCCTGCCCATCATTGGCTATCCCCCTCAGGTGGCAGGCCTCTATGTATGCACAATGCATCCGGGGGTCACGCTCGCGGCAGTTGTGGGTCGCCTTGCCAGCGAGGAAATTGTCGATGGGCAGCAGGATCCGGCCCTTGCTCCCTGCAGGCCCGAGCGCTTTCTGGCGCCGCATTCCGAGTCTTTACCGGTACACGCATCGGTTTAGATGCGTGTTCACCGAGCGCAGCGCTGCTGCGGCTTTACCCCATCAACCCTCAGCCCTGCCCGACAGCGTGGCATCGATCTGTTCCAGCACGCGCAGCGCAGCGTGATGCCGTTCCAAGGCACGCTCGTTCCATTGGTGCTCGGCCAGGGGCTGCACACTGCACTCGCCCGGCAGCGGCAGGCCGCCATCCATCAGGGCCTGCAGGCGGGGCACAAACACCCATTGCAACCACGCTTCGATCTGCAAGGTGTCAAACATGAAAGGCATGGTGGATGCCATGGCCTGCTCGCTGGGCGGCAAGGCGCTCCACAGGCCGGCGTCGCGCAGCGCGGCTTCCAGTTGCTGCAATTGCGCACGCAGCTGCTGGTGCTGGGCGCTGGGGGTGGTGTTTTCGCTCATGGCCGGTATTGTCCGAACTTTTGCTGTCCCCGCCGTCCGTGGGGCATCCAGCATGGCAGGCTGCAGCCTGCGTCCGGCTTGCTACGATCGGGCATTCCCTGGCGCAGCGGGCTGCGCCGGCCCTGCGCGCCTCGTTGCGCCCTCTTTGCTTTTTTCCGGATTACGTCATGCAAATAGCCACGTGGAACGTCAACTCGCTGTCGGTGCGCCTGCCCCAGGTTCTGGCCTGGCTGGAAGCCAACCCCGTCGATGCCCTGGGCCTGCAAGAGCTCAAGCTCAGCGACGACAAATTCCCCTTCGAGGCCCTGCAAGCCGCCGGCTACCACGCAGTGGCCCATGGCCAAAAGACCTACAACGGCGTGGCCTGGCTGACCCGCAGCCCGGCACACGATGTGGTGCGCAATATTCCCGGCCTGGATGATCCCCAGGCTCGCACCATTGCTGCCACGCTGGATACGCCCCAAGGCCCGCTGCGCCTGATCAACTGTTATTTCGTCAACGGACAGGCACCGGGCACGGACAAGTTCGCCTACAAGATGCAGTGGCTGCAGGCCTTGCAGGACTGGGTAAAGGCGGAGATGGCCCAGCACCCGCAGCTGGTGTTGGTGGGTGACTTCAATGTGGCGCCCGAGGACCGGGACTCCTACGACCCGGCTGGCCTCAAGGACACCATCCACCACACCATGGAAGAGCGCGCGCATTTCCAGGCGCTGCTGGACCTGGGGCTCAGCGATGCATTTCGCATGTTCGAACAGCCGGAGAAAAGCTTTTCCTGGTGGGACTACCGCATGCTGGGTTTTCAGAAGAACCGCGGCTTGCGCATCGACCATATCCTGGTCAGCGACGCGTTGCGCCAGCGCACCACGGCCTGCCACATTGACCGTGCCCCCCGCAAAAACCAGCAGCCCAGCGACCACACCCCCGTGGTGGTACAGCTGGCTTAACGGAGCTGGGCGGGCCCAGAGCCTGCTGCCGATCTCCGCTCCGCTGCGCCCACCACGCTGGGCGCAGGGGCGTTGACCTTAGAACGTGTTCACGTTCTTACGGCGCGGAGCAGTGGCGCCAGTGCTGGCGCACCCACTGCAGCTTGTCATGGTGCAACTGCAGCTGGTGTGTCTGGCGCTGCAGCAGTTGCAGCAGCTCCGGCATCAGCGTCTGCGTCTGCAATCCCTGGTAGGCAGCAAGCAGCTGCACCTCCAGCATGTCGCATTGCTGCAGCAGGAGGTCGGTGTCGGTGTCCGACCACCAAAGCCGCAGCCGCATACGGCCTTGGTGCAGGCGCAAAGCCAGATGGCGCAGCGGCGCGCCCCAGTCCCACGGCAGCGGAGCAGGCAATGCCAGCCCCAGTTGGGCCAGCATATCGGCATGGCGCTCCACCACTTGGTAGACAAAGGCCGCAGGGGGTGGATCGGTCTGCGGCAGCAGCAGTTGCAGATCGCCCGATGCCTGCAGCAGCTGCAAGCGCAGATCGCACACCTGACGGGCTACACGCACCGCATCGCCAGTGGCGCGGCCACGCTGCTGGCAGGCCTGGCCGCGCAGCCATGCGGCCTCTGCTGCGCCACGCACCTGGCCCCAGGCCAGCAGGCTGCCCGTGTCGCAGGACTCCCAACGCTGCTCCAGCACCTCCTCTACGCCGGAAAAGTCGGTGGCAGCATGGTGAAAAGCCGCCTGCCAGCCCAATGCATAAGCAGGGCGATACTGGTCGTAGCTGCGCCCCGGCGCGTAATACGGCTCATGGCTGAAGGCCGCATGCCAGAAGGCATCTTCCCGCTGGGCCTGCTTGCCGGCACGCAGCCCCTGCATGCCGAGCATGGGCGCGCCATCGCTCTTGGCTGCCAACGGCGCTTTCGGGCCCGCACCACGGCGAGCAGAGTGCTTCTGCCTGCTTTCGGGTGGCACATCCCCCGAACGAAGCTTGTGAGGTGCACACGCATCCACGCGGTTTGGCTGGAACGAAAAAAACGGTAGAAGGGCTTTGCCCATGCAGCAACGACTCCCAGTGCGGCAAAAGAAGAAAGCCGCCATTGTGAAAAATCGTCCACAACCCTGAAGTCAGCAGGTGCTTGCACCCAATGTAGGAATACCGCTGCATCCGACAGAAGGTATACGCAAAAGCAGCGCAAAGGCGTCTGCAGGCGGCTAACCCCTTTTCTACCGTCAGGCGTCGCCCGCGTCCTCCAGGCCCAGCTCCTGGATCTTGCGGGTGATGGTGTTGCGCCCTATGCCCAAACGCTGGGCCGCTTCCATGCGGCGCCCGTGGGTCACGTCCAGGGCAGCCCGGATCAGCTGCGATTCAAAGCGGCGTGTCAGCGCATCCCAGACATCGGGGTGCCCGGCCGAGAGCAGCTGCGTAGCTTCCACGGCCAGGCCCTCGTCCCACAACGCAGAGGCGGTCGCCACGGCCTCTGGCACGTCATAGAACGCTGGCATGGACACCACGGGCATGGCCGCGTTGGCGAAAACGGCCGAAGCCGGAGCGCTATCTGCCGCCGCCACGGGGACAGGCTCCGCAGGCACATGCAGCACTTCGGGCGGCAGATCCTGTACGGAAATCACCTGGGATGGCGCCATCACCGTCAGCCAGTGGCAGATGTTCTCCAGCTGGCGCACATTGCCGGGGAAACCAAACTGCGTCAGCCGCTGTAGCGCCTCAGGCGCAATGCGCTTGGGCTCCACGCCCAATTGCTTGGCGCTTTTCTGCAGAAAATGGCGCGCCAGCATGGGAATGTCTTCGCCGCGCTCGCGCAGCGAAGGCAGGCGCAGGCGGATCACGTTCAGGCGGTGGAACAAGTCCTCGCGGAATGCGCCGTCACGCACGCGCTGCTCCAGGTTCTGGTGGGTGGCCGCAATCACGCGCACATGGGTTTTGACGGCGGAATGCCCGCCCACGCGGTAGAAATGCCCGTCCGACAGCACCCGCAGCAAGCGGGTCTGCAGCTCGAAAGGCATGTCGCCGATCTCATCCAGAAACAAGGTGCCGCCTTCGGCCTGCTCGAAGCGCCCGCGCCGCTGCGTCTGCGCGCCGGTGAAAGCGCCGCGCTCATGGCCAAACAGCTCGGACTCCAGCAAATCCCTGGGGATGGCAGCCGTATTGATGGCCACGAAAGGGCCATTGGCCACGGGCGAGTGGCGGTGCAGCGCACGCGCCACCAGCTCCTTGCCGGCCCCGGATTCGCCGGTGATCAGCACCGTCACCTGGCTCTGGCTCAGCCGGCCTATGGCGCGAAAAACATCCTGCATGGCGGGCGCCTGGCCCAGCATTTCGGGCATGGCGGCCTGGCGCTCTTCGCTGACCAGCTCGCGGTTGTTTTCCTCCGCCGCGCGGCGGATCAGGGCCACGGCCTTGGGCAGATCGAAAGGCTTGGGCAGGTATTCGAAGGCGCCGCGCTGGAAGGCTGAGACCGCGCTGTCCAGATCGGAGTAGGCGGTCATGATGATGACAGGCAACTCGGGGTCTTGCGCACGCACCTGCTCCAGCAGCTGCAGGCCTGTGCCACCGGGCATGCGGATGTCGCTGACCAGCACCTGCGGCCCCTGGCGTTCCGGGTCGCCCGGGGGCAACGCACTCAAGGCATCCAGCACCTCACGCGGGTTGGTGAAGCTGCGTGTGGGCAGGCTGTCGCGGGCCAGCGCCTTTTCCAGGACGAAGCGGATCGAAGGGTCGTCATCTACTATCCAGATCGGCTTCATGTTCGCGTAACCCTTTTCTCTCTATGTGAATGGCCAAGACCTCAAGGCAGCGGGACGAGGATGCGGAAATCGGTGCACCCCGGGCTGCTCTCACATTCGATCAGCCCATGGTGGCGCTGCACAAAGGTCTGCGCCAGCGGCAGCCCCAGGCCCGACCCACCATCCCGGCCTGTCACCAACGGATAGAAGATCCGTTCCTTGATGTGTTCAGGCACGCCCGGTCCGTTGTCAATCACATGCAATTCCAATGCCAGCTTGTAGCGCTGGCGACCAATCGTTACCTGTCGGGCCACGCGGGTGCGCAGCGTGATCTCGGCATCACCCTTCTCTATCCGCTCGGACAGCACCTGGGCGGCGTTCTGCACAATGTTCAGCAGCGCCTGAATCAGCTGCGCCCGGTCGCCCCGGAATTCGGGGATGGAGATGTCATAGTCGCGCTGAATGCGCAAGCCCTGCGGATACTCCACCAACACCAGGGAGCGCACGCGCTCGCAAACCTCGTGGATGTTGACGTCCCCCACCTGGTGGGGGTGGCGGTGCGGAGCCAGCAGCCGGTCCACCAAGCTTTGCAGGCGGTCGGCCTCATGGATGATGACCTGGGTGTATTCCGTGAGCTCACGGCTTTCCAGCTCCATCTCCAGCAACTGCGCAGCGCCTCGGATGCCCCCCAGCGGGTTCTTGATCTCATGGGCCAGATTGCGCACCAGCTCCTTGTTGGCCGCCGCCTGCTCCACCAGGCGCTCCTCACGGTCCTGGCGCACCTGCTGGTCCAGCACCCACAGCTCCACCACCACCTCGCCGCTGTCCTCCAGGGGACTGACCGTGACATGCACGGTCAAGGGCTCCTGCACCGGCCGCACCAGGCTGGTGTCAAAGCGCATGGCGGCGTAATCCAGCCCCTTGCCGCCGGCCAGCGCCTGGTCCAGCAGCGCGGGCTGGGAAAAAAAGCTGGAAAAGCGCCCCCCTTCCAGCATGCGGCGCGACATGCCCAGAGTGCTTTCCAGCGCGGCATTCGCAAAAATCACCTCCCCCTCGTGGCTGAGAACCACGGCCAGGGTGGACAGCATGTCCAGCGCGGCAAAGCGCAGAGCATTCGGTTGCGTAGAGGTCATGCAAATACCAAGCAAGCACAGTGCCTGCAAGATGCGCCCATATCAAAACAAGAGCATTGTGTGCGCGCTGCAAGCGCGTTGCACCGCATTATGGGCGTGAATCAAGGCAAACGGTCCAGCTCGCGCTGGATGCTGGCGATGTCGCTTTCCTGGCGTGCCATATCGGCCTGCAGGGCATCCACCCGCTGCAGATAGCCCTGGGGGTTGCGCAACTCCAACGCCGAACGCTCAGGGCTGCCCTCGTTGTATGCAGCCTTCAGGCTGGCCAGCTGCGCCTGGGCCTTGTTCAGCTCGGCCTGCAAAATGGCCCTGGCATCGCTGTCGCGGGCGCGCTGCTGCGCCCCATTCGCCCGAGGCACAGCAGGGGCTGGCTGCGGGGTTACAGCAGCACGGTTGCCACTGCCCGCCGCGCCATGGATGACGGTGACCTGCCCGCCCTCCACCAGCTTGCAGCCCCGTTCCTTGGCCATGCGTGCCTGGTTGGTGTATTCATTGCCGCAGCGGTAGATGTTCTGCGCCGCCACGCCTGCGCTGGCACCCAGGCACACCAGCCCCCACAGCGCCCCACCGGTTTTCAGCCCCATACCGCCCTCCTCTCCAGGCAGCCTGTGAGCCACCGCTCGGCCATGCTCGCATGGAAGCCCCGGCGCAGAACGCAAGAAAGGCGGCCGAGGCCGCCTTTCATCCATGGCCTGCAGGCGCGGTGGGCACCTGCAAAAACCGGGCGCTGTGCTTACAGCGAGTAGTACATATCGTACTCAACGGGGTGCACGGCCTGGCGCAGGCGGGTCACTTCACCCATCTTCAGCTCGATGTAGGCATCGATCATGGCATCGCTGAACACACCACCCTTGGTCAGGAAGGCGCGGTCGGCATCCAGCGCTTCCAGGGCCTGGTCCAGGCTGTGGCACACGGTGGGCACCAGCTTGTCTTCTTCCGGAGGCAGATGGTAGAGGTCCTTGGTGGCGGCTTCGCCGGGGTGGATCTTGTTTTCCACACCGTCCAGGCCTGCCATCAGCAGCGCGGCAAAACCCAGGTAGGGGTTCATCAGCGGATCGGGGAAGCGGGCTTCCACGCGGCGGCCCTTGGGGTTGCTCACGTAGGGGATGCGGATGGAGGCGGAGCGGTTCTTGGCCGAGTAGGCCAGCTTCACCGGGGCTTCAAAGCCGGGCACCAGGCGCTTGTACGAGTTGGTACCAGGGTTGGTGATGGCATTCAGGGCACGGGCGTGCTTGATGATGCCGCCGATGTAGTACAGCGCGAAGTCGGACAGGCCGGCATAGCCGTCGCCGGCGAACAGATTCTTGCCATCCTTCCACACGGACTGGTGCACATGCATGCCGGAGCCGTTGTCGCCCGAGTAAGGCTTGGGCATGAAGGTCGCGGTCTTGCCGTAGGTGTTGGCCACGTTCCAGATCACGTACTTTTGCAGCTGGGTCCAGTCGGCGCGCTCCACCAGGGTGGAGAAGCGGGTGCCCAGTTCGTTCTGGCCTGCACCGCCCACTTCGTGGTGAAACACTTCGACAGGAATGCCCAGGGATTCCAGGATCAGCGACATTTCGGCGCGCATATCCTGGGTGCTGTCGACCGGGGGCACGGGGAAATAGCCACCCTTGGTGCGCGGACGGTGGCCGCGGTTGCCACCTTCAAACTTGGTGCCGGTGTTCCACGGTGCTT comes from Comamonas sp. GB3 AK4-5 and encodes:
- a CDS encoding MarR family winged helix-turn-helix transcriptional regulator, with protein sequence MKSRQNYNPPTEPARDAVDTILEQWRRERPDLDASPMGPIGRIKRCAALLEQQLEAGFSEFGLSLWEFDMLAALRRSGAPYCLSPTALFSMLMVTSGTMTHRLKRLESCGWVLRVPNAQDARSSLVQLTDTGLALIDRAVEVHVENERAMLSAMPADALEQLDAQLATLLRVLEAPSDSLSPAKTT
- a CDS encoding NAD(P)/FAD-dependent oxidoreductase translates to MRHTPPQKIIIVGAGIVGASLAYHLARKGVSTTVVEAEDIASGVTGRTFGWINTSRTGPDPIRALRSAAIHEYRRLEAELPELQVQWTGALTYGEAAAPGLQTTASMATANMVTRAQILALEPGLRHPPHQAWYAPEDGALDAVKAAHALIAGAQAHGAKLLTRTPVLGLMAQGTQITGVETSAGMLEADLVVLAAGTGIAKLVERFHMPLPIEASPAIFIRYRPRPKLLHTIVSGPTMEVRQATDGVLLAAEDYVSDSAEDQPAAVAQRTARAIEDGLQEAAPVEPEWSCIGLRPIPRDGLPIIGYPPQVAGLYVCTMHPGVTLAAVVGRLASEEIVDGQQDPALAPCRPERFLAPHSESLPVHASV
- a CDS encoding YqcC family protein, whose protein sequence is MSENTTPSAQHQQLRAQLQQLEAALRDAGLWSALPPSEQAMASTMPFMFDTLQIEAWLQWVFVPRLQALMDGGLPLPGECSVQPLAEHQWNERALERHHAALRVLEQIDATLSGRAEG
- the xth gene encoding exodeoxyribonuclease III, which gives rise to MQIATWNVNSLSVRLPQVLAWLEANPVDALGLQELKLSDDKFPFEALQAAGYHAVAHGQKTYNGVAWLTRSPAHDVVRNIPGLDDPQARTIAATLDTPQGPLRLINCYFVNGQAPGTDKFAYKMQWLQALQDWVKAEMAQHPQLVLVGDFNVAPEDRDSYDPAGLKDTIHHTMEERAHFQALLDLGLSDAFRMFEQPEKSFSWWDYRMLGFQKNRGLRIDHILVSDALRQRTTACHIDRAPRKNQQPSDHTPVVVQLA
- the ntrC gene encoding nitrogen regulation protein NR(I) — encoded protein: MKPIWIVDDDPSIRFVLEKALARDSLPTRSFTNPREVLDALSALPPGDPERQGPQVLVSDIRMPGGTGLQLLEQVRAQDPELPVIIMTAYSDLDSAVSAFQRGAFEYLPKPFDLPKAVALIRRAAEENNRELVSEERQAAMPEMLGQAPAMQDVFRAIGRLSQSQVTVLITGESGAGKELVARALHRHSPVANGPFVAINTAAIPRDLLESELFGHERGAFTGAQTQRRGRFEQAEGGTLFLDEIGDMPFELQTRLLRVLSDGHFYRVGGHSAVKTHVRVIAATHQNLEQRVRDGAFREDLFHRLNVIRLRLPSLRERGEDIPMLARHFLQKSAKQLGVEPKRIAPEALQRLTQFGFPGNVRQLENICHWLTVMAPSQVISVQDLPPEVLHVPAEPVPVAAADSAPASAVFANAAMPVVSMPAFYDVPEAVATASALWDEGLAVEATQLLSAGHPDVWDALTRRFESQLIRAALDVTHGRRMEAAQRLGIGRNTITRKIQELGLEDAGDA
- the glnL gene encoding nitrogen regulation protein NR(II), whose product is MTSTQPNALRFAALDMLSTLAVVLSHEGEVIFANAALESTLGMSRRMLEGGRFSSFFSQPALLDQALAGGKGLDYAAMRFDTSLVRPVQEPLTVHVTVSPLEDSGEVVVELWVLDQQVRQDREERLVEQAAANKELVRNLAHEIKNPLGGIRGAAQLLEMELESRELTEYTQVIIHEADRLQSLVDRLLAPHRHPHQVGDVNIHEVCERVRSLVLVEYPQGLRIQRDYDISIPEFRGDRAQLIQALLNIVQNAAQVLSERIEKGDAEITLRTRVARQVTIGRQRYKLALELHVIDNGPGVPEHIKERIFYPLVTGRDGGSGLGLPLAQTFVQRHHGLIECESSPGCTDFRILVPLP
- the glnA gene encoding type I glutamate--ammonia ligase, whose amino-acid sequence is MAKTVADVMNMVEENDVKFVDLRFTDTRGKEQHVTVPLSHFDEDKFMSGHAFDGSSVAGWKGIEASDMLLMPDPNTANIDPFFEETTLILQCDVIEPGDGKAYDRDPRSVAKRAEAYLKASGLGDTAYFGPEPEFFIFDGVRWGVEPHNPFFEIEEYEAPWNTGTKFEGGNRGHRPRTKGGYFPVPPVDSTQDMRAEMSLILESLGIPVEVFHHEVGGAGQNELGTRFSTLVERADWTQLQKYVIWNVANTYGKTATFMPKPYSGDNGSGMHVHQSVWKDGKNLFAGDGYAGLSDFALYYIGGIIKHARALNAITNPGTNSYKRLVPGFEAPVKLAYSAKNRSASIRIPYVSNPKGRRVEARFPDPLMNPYLGFAALLMAGLDGVENKIHPGEAATKDLYHLPPEEDKLVPTVCHSLDQALEALDADRAFLTKGGVFSDAMIDAYIELKMGEVTRLRQAVHPVEYDMYYSL